The proteins below come from a single Rosa rugosa chromosome 2, drRosRugo1.1, whole genome shotgun sequence genomic window:
- the LOC133732920 gene encoding cytochrome P450 CYP736A12-like: protein MSPSTMAILIVFLVFIWFLITTVSKPKHKSKLPPGPRSLPIIGNLHMLGSLPHRSLQHLAERYGPIMSIHLGNIPAIIVSSPKAAELFLKTHDHNFANRPKTQVSQCITYGAKGMAFSEYGPFWRHAKKICTTELTCPSKIQAFAPRRREEIGLLVQSLKRAGEESQLVDISDKIGEVVEDIMYRMVLGGKKNDWLGLKEIIEEAVSLVGAFNIADYVPFLGPFDFQGLTKSLKKVSKRIDQLLEKIIEDHEVNTERGKHGQHEDFVDVLLSNQRLNPNDKSLIPLDRTNVKGILLDMLVASFDTSTVAIVWTFAELLRHPRVMKNLQEELQTVVGMDRVVDETDLPHLVYLNMVVKESFRLHPVAPLLVPHESIEDITIDGYYIPKKSRIMVNVWSIGRDPNVWSEKVEEFYPERFMNNNMDLRGHDFQLLPFGAGRRGCPGMQLGLTTVRLVLAQLVHCFNWDLPNCLLPQDLDMTEKFGLSMPKAEHLLAKPTYRLTLL, encoded by the exons ATGAGTCCTTCAACAATGGCCATCCTTATAGTCTTCCTCGTGTTCATCTGGTTTCTCATCACTACAGTCTCAAAACCAAAGCACAAATCAAAGCTACCTCCTGGCCCTCGGTCACTACCAATCATTGGTAACCTTCATATGCTAGGCAGCCTCCCACACCGTAGCCTCCAACATTTGGCCGAAAGATATGGACCAATAATGTCTATTCATCTTGGCAATATACCCGCCATAATAGTCTCATCTCCAAAAGCTGCAGAGCTGTTCCTCAAAACCCATGACCATAATTTTGCCAATCGGCCCAAAACCCAGGTCTCTCAGTGCATAACTTACGGTGCAAAGGGCATGGCCTTTTCCGAATACGGCCCATTTTGGCGTCATGCGAAGAAGATTTGCACAACCGAACTTACGTGTCCCTCGAAAATTCAAGCTTTTGCACCGCGGCGAAGGGAGGAGATAGGGCTATTGGTGCAGTCACTGAAGAGAGCTGGAGAGGAAAGTCAATTGGTGGATATTAGTGACAAAATTGGTGAGGTTGTTGAGGATATAATGTATAGGATGGTACTGGGTGGCAAAAAGAATGATTGGTTGGGTTTGAAGGAGATTATTGAGGAGGCTGTATCGTTGGTCGGAGCATTCAACATAGCTGATTATGTGCCATTCCTCGGTCCATTTGATTTTCAG ggtTTGACCAAGAGCTTAAAGAAAGTTAGCAAGAGAATCGACCAACTCTTGGAGAAGATAATTGAGGACCATGAAGTTAACACTGAAAGGGGGAAACATGGCCAGCATGAGGACTTTGTAGACGTGTTGCTTTCAAACCAACGGTTAAACCCGAATGACAAGAGTTTAATTCCTCTTGATCGAACAAACGTGAAAGGCATCTTATTAGACATGTTGGTTGCATCTTTTGATACTTCAACCGTTGCAATTGTTTGGACCTTTGCCGAGCTCTTGAGGCATCCAAGGGTCATGAAGAATCTCCAAGAAGAGCTCCAAACTGTAGTTGGTATGGACCGAGTGGTGGATGAGACTGATTTGCCACATCTGGTTTACTTGAATATGGTGGTTAAGGAGAGCTTCAGACTGCACCCAGTTGCACCACTTCTAGTCCCACATGAATCCATCGAGGATATTACAATTGATGGATACTACATACCCAAGAAATCGCGGATCATGGTAAACGTCTGGAGCATTGGAAGGGATCCTAATGTTTGGTCAGAAAAGGTTGAAGAATTTTATCCTGAAAGGTTCATGAACAACAATATGGACCTCCGGGGACATGATTTTCAGCTCCTCCCATTTGGAGCTGGCCGAAGAGGGTGTCCGGGTATGCAATTAGGGCTAACCACAGTTCGGCTAGTTCTTGCACAACTGGTGCACTGCTTTAACTGGGATCTCCCAAATTGCTTGCTACCTCAAGACTTGGACATGACAGAGAAGTTCGGCTTATCAATGCCAAAAGCCGAACACTTGCTTGCCAAGCCAACATACCGTCTTACTCTTCTGTAG